The following proteins are encoded in a genomic region of Solea senegalensis isolate Sse05_10M linkage group LG5, IFAPA_SoseM_1, whole genome shotgun sequence:
- the LOC122769319 gene encoding tripartite motif-containing protein 16-like, which yields MAGVQLQRESFSCSICLDLLKDPVTLNCGHSYCMNCIKDHWDSEEQRRSYSCPQCREAFTLRPSLKKNTMLADLVDELKKTGLKAAPADHCYAGAEDVACDVCRKRKLKALKSCLVCLVSYCEEHLDSHYQSPAFKKHKLVEPYKNLQENICPHHDRVMDLFCRTDQQCICYLCSVEEHKDHDKVSAAAERTQKQRELELSLEEVQQRLQDRDVKVLQQEVEAFNLTFSADKAVKDTDEIFTETMRLLLSSSSDVKQQIRSKLETEVSQVRDAEEKLQQEITELKKREAELKQLSLTHDHNQFLLNYRSLSALSPSTHSSTTHVFPLRRFEDVAAAVAKFRGQLQDVLTEMWTDISLAVAEVDVLLAEPEPKTRAEFIRYSQEVTLDPNTVNKYLLLSEENRKVSLMMEKQSYPHHTDRFTDVCQVLSKESLTGCCYWEVEWRGTGVDIAVAYSRSGSSHKCGFGFNDKSWALVSNHNGCVFRHNGNSVKVSDGLSSRVGVYLDYRAGLLSFYRVSDTMTLLHRVQTTFAQPLCAGVWLYPSPGVTAEFCKLKIRAVS from the coding sequence ATGGCGGGAGTTCAGCTGCAAAGAGAAAGCTTCTCTTGTTCGATCTGTTTGGATCTTCTGAAGGATCCGGTGACTCTTAACTGTGGACACAGCTACTGTATGAACTGTATTAAGGACCACTGGGactcagaggagcagaggaggagctacagctgccctcagtgtAGAGAGGCCTTCACACTGAGGCcttcactgaagaaaaacaccatgttAGCAGATTTAGTGGACGAGCTGAAGAAGACTGGACTGAAGGCTGCTCCTGCTGATCACTGctatgctggagctgaagatgtggcctgtgatgtctGCAGGAAGAGGAAACTAAAAGCTCTAAagtcctgtttggtttgtttggtctcatactgtgaggaacatctcGATTCTCATTATCAATCACCTGCAtttaagaaacacaagctggtggAGCCCTACAAGAACCTCCAGGAGAACATCTGCCCTCATCATGATAGGGTGATGGACTTGTTCTGCCGCACTGATCAGCAGTGCATctgttatctctgctctgtggaagAACATAAAGACCATGACAAggtctcagctgcagcagagaggacgcagaagcagagagagctggagcTGAGTCTAGAGgaagtccagcagagactccaggACAGAGACGTGAAGGTGCTTCAACAGGAGGTGGAGGCTTTCAATCTCACTTTCTCTGCTGATAAAGCCGTGAAGGACACAGACGAGATTTTCACTGAGACGATGCGTCTCCTGCTGAGCAGTAGCTCTGacgtgaagcagcagatcagatccaaGCTGGAAACTGAGGTGAGTCAAGTCAGAGACGCCgaggagaagcttcagcaggagatcactgagctgaagaagagagaagctgaactgaagcagctctcgctcacacacgaccacaaccagtttctcctcaactaCCGCTCACTGTCAGCACTCAGTCCATCGACACACTCGTCCACCACCCACGTCTTTCCTCTGAGACGCTTTGAGGACGTGGCGGCAGCTGTGGCAAAGTTCAGAGGTCAACTGCAGGACGTCCTGACCGAGATGTGGACAGACATCTCACTGGCTGTGGCTGAAGTAGATGTTTTACTGgcagaaccagaaccaaagACCAGAGCTGAATTCATCAGATATTCACAGGAAGTCAcactggatccaaacacagtaaacaaatatCTGTTATTATctgaggaaaacagaaaagtcTCATTAATGATGGAAAAACAGTCTTATCctcatcacacagacagattcactGATGTGTGTCAGGTCCTGAGTAAAGAGAGTCTGACTGGATGttgttactgggaggtggagtggagAGGAACAGGAGTTGATATAGCAGTGGCGTACAGCAGATCAGGGAGTTCACATAAATGTGGATTTGGATTCAATGACAAGTCTTGGGCTTTAGTTAGTAACCACAACGGTTGCGTTTTCCGTCACAACGGTAACAGCGTTAAAGTATCGGATGGTTTGTCCTCCAGAGTGGGAGTTTACCTGGACTACAGAGcaggtcttctgtccttctacagggtctctgacaccatgactctgctccacagagtccagaccacgtTCGCTCAGCCTCTCTGTGCTGGAGTCTGGCTTTATCCTTCACCTGGAGTCACAGCAGAGTTCTGTAAACTCAAGATAAGAGCAGTGAGTTAA